One stretch of Castor canadensis chromosome 14, mCasCan1.hap1v2, whole genome shotgun sequence DNA includes these proteins:
- the LOC109674763 gene encoding olfactory receptor 7A17-like: MDPENNTRISEFLLLGFSEGSDLQPLIFGLFFFMYIITVFGNLLIILATISDSHLHTPMYFFLSNLSFVDICVTSTIIPKMLVNIQTESKAISYAGCITQMYFFLLFVELDNFFLAVMAYDRYVAICHPLHYMAIMNDRFCGLLVLVSWIMSFLHALLQSLMALQLTFCRDVEIPHFFCELNQVVQLTCSDNFLNDIVVYFAAVLLAAGSLTGILYSYSKIVSSIRAISSAQGKYKAFSTCASHLSVVSLFYCTGLSVYLSSAVTQNSYSTARASVMYTVATPMVNPFIYSLRNKDVKSALKRLLGGEI; the protein is encoded by the coding sequence ATGGATCCAGAAAATAATACAAGAATTTCAGAGTTTCTTCTCTTGGGATTTTCCGAGGGCTCAGACCTGCAGCCCCTCATATTTGGGCTTTTCTTCTTCATGTATATAATCACTGTATttgggaacctgctcatcatcctTGCCACAATCTCAGACTctcacctgcacacacccatgtacttcttcctctccaacctgtctTTTGTGGACATCTGTGTAACCTCCACCATCATtccaaagatgctggtgaacatcCAGACAGAGAGCAAAGCCATTAGCTATGCAGGTTGCATCACCCAGATgtactttttcttgctttttgtagAGTTGGACAACTTCTTCCtggctgtgatggcctatgaccgatATGTAGCCATCTGTCACCCCCTGCACTACATGGCTATCATGAATGACCGATTCTGTGGGTTGCTGGTTCTGGTGTCCTGGATCATGAGTTTCCTGCATGCATTGTTGCAAAGCTTAATGGCACTGCAGCTGACTTTCTGTAGAGACGTTGAAATTCCCCACTTTTTCTGTGAGCTTAATCAGGTGGTCCAACTTACCTGCTCAGACAACTTTCTTAATGACATTGTGGTGTATTTTGCAGCTGTGCTGTTGGCTGCTGGTTCCCTCACTGGTATCCTGTACTCTTACTCCAAGATAGTTTCCTCCATTCGTGCAATCTCATCAGCTCAGGGGAAGTACAAAGCATTTTCTACCTGTGCATCTCACCTCTCAGTTGTCTCCTTATTTTATTGTACAGGGCTTAGTGTGTACCTTAGTTCTGCTGTGACCCAAAACTCATACTCAACTGCAAGAGCCTCAGTGATGTACACAGTGGCAACCCCCATGGTGAACCCATTCATTTACAGTCTGAGGAATAAAGATGTCAAGAGCGCTCTGAAAAGGCTCTTAGGAGGGGAAATATGA